A region from the Lentisphaera profundi genome encodes:
- a CDS encoding serine/threonine-protein kinase → MPETSKNYVKVTSGLSQILDQDDPEFEFPISTEMHLREGRYTAGDEIGRGAMKKVLLSDDKLTARKVAQAKLLDSDNQSKTESFFREARITAQLQHPNIVPVYDAGYDREGKAFFTMKPVGKTTLKSYLKNRDVNKNNYQQDIDLFIKICHAIAYAHSKDIVHLDLKPENIYLGEFAEVLVGDWGLARSSNDDCLSEELILADIHSEHTQHDVLKGTPGYMAPEQIEKKRGKRDHLCDVYSLGAILYEIVCGRGANTSGNVKGLLQGTLSGDRKAPREINESLPLSLESVVLKALETEREKRYPSVQCLIEDLKKFQGGYITSAEERNVIKSFVYLLKRHQSLSVLIFLLLSSSIIFSCFLYWEKQKAEAQSLIAIEQKNRAEKAFEKQAMEQAQREAISKAASPRLVNVARTDLVKYDYDSALANARLAVLWDPDNNDAKRYLARILLITQGFNEANALFKKIDYKSIQRKKTIAISARYAAINKADDTALTVSELKKYLKDSSSMFVIPIKANEALRFLVHIANYAYGLPQYSLDEKMEIASLALELTNPVKGEIKYSIFESQVDLDFSGNKKIYGLEALHNLPIRRLNISNSSIKSLDSLMDSSVKELDMRGCSIQGYSIRLLNNLEKVFLSPKQNINLSANGVQIIRK, encoded by the coding sequence ATGCCTGAGACATCAAAAAACTATGTGAAAGTTACATCTGGACTAAGTCAGATACTGGACCAAGATGATCCAGAGTTTGAATTCCCGATTAGTACAGAAATGCATTTGCGCGAGGGGCGCTATACGGCCGGAGATGAAATTGGTCGCGGGGCCATGAAAAAAGTCTTGCTGAGTGATGATAAATTAACGGCAAGAAAAGTCGCTCAAGCTAAGTTATTAGATTCTGATAATCAAAGTAAAACCGAATCATTTTTTCGTGAGGCGCGCATAACTGCGCAATTACAGCACCCCAACATTGTTCCCGTTTATGATGCGGGTTATGATCGAGAAGGTAAAGCTTTTTTCACCATGAAACCGGTGGGTAAAACTACTTTAAAGAGCTATCTCAAAAACCGAGATGTCAACAAAAATAATTATCAGCAAGATATTGATTTATTTATTAAAATATGTCATGCCATTGCCTATGCGCATTCCAAAGACATTGTTCATTTAGATTTAAAACCTGAGAATATTTACTTGGGAGAATTTGCGGAAGTCTTAGTAGGAGATTGGGGCTTAGCTCGTTCTTCGAATGATGATTGTCTAAGTGAAGAATTAATTCTCGCAGATATCCATAGTGAGCATACTCAGCATGATGTATTGAAAGGCACCCCCGGATATATGGCGCCGGAGCAAATTGAAAAGAAACGCGGCAAACGAGATCACTTATGCGATGTTTATTCCTTGGGAGCTATATTATATGAAATAGTTTGTGGTCGTGGAGCGAATACTTCTGGTAACGTGAAAGGGCTTCTTCAAGGTACATTATCCGGAGACAGAAAAGCTCCTAGAGAGATTAATGAAAGTCTGCCCTTGAGTTTAGAGTCAGTCGTTCTAAAAGCATTAGAAACAGAAAGAGAGAAACGCTACCCAAGTGTACAGTGTTTAATTGAAGACCTTAAGAAATTCCAAGGGGGCTATATAACTTCTGCAGAAGAGAGAAATGTAATAAAATCATTTGTTTATCTCCTTAAAAGACATCAATCACTCAGTGTTCTGATTTTTTTACTGTTAAGCTCATCAATCATTTTTTCTTGTTTTTTGTATTGGGAAAAACAAAAAGCAGAAGCACAGAGTCTTATAGCGATAGAGCAAAAAAATCGAGCTGAAAAAGCTTTTGAAAAACAAGCGATGGAGCAAGCTCAACGCGAAGCAATAAGTAAAGCGGCGAGTCCTCGCTTGGTGAATGTGGCGCGTACCGATTTGGTGAAATACGATTATGATTCCGCATTAGCCAATGCTCGCCTTGCAGTCCTTTGGGACCCTGATAACAATGATGCAAAGCGTTATTTAGCGAGAATATTGCTAATCACGCAAGGCTTCAATGAAGCTAATGCGCTCTTTAAAAAAATTGACTACAAATCAATTCAGAGAAAAAAAACAATAGCTATTAGCGCCCGCTATGCGGCGATAAACAAAGCGGATGATACGGCCTTAACTGTATCAGAACTCAAAAAATACCTCAAGGATTCAAGTAGTATGTTTGTTATTCCAATCAAGGCTAACGAAGCTTTGAGATTTTTGGTTCACATAGCGAATTACGCTTACGGCTTACCTCAGTATTCCCTTGATGAGAAAATGGAAATCGCAAGTTTAGCCCTAGAACTAACAAACCCAGTAAAGGGTGAAATTAAATACAGCATATTTGAATCACAAGTAGATTTAGATTTTTCAGGTAATAAGAAAATATATGGCTTAGAGGCACTTCATAATTTACCCATTCGCAGACTTAACATATCCAATAGCTCAATAAAAAGTCTCGATTCTTTAATGGATTCCTCTGTCAAAGAATTGGATATGCGTGGCTGCTCTATTCAAGGTTATTCGATCCGTCTTTTAAATAATTTAGAAAAAGTTTTCTTAAGTCCTAAGCAGAATATAAACTTGAGTGCTAATGGCGTACAAATTATTAGAAAATAA
- a CDS encoding ATP-binding cassette domain-containing protein, whose product MKIDLRNLSFEPKNKSVFTGLNYCFESGIKYLIQGASGCGKSSLLRFISSLDDASSGEILINDHKIDDYCEYRKNCQWLSQTPHIYNLSVKENLEMALNYHQMDPPNTEDLTCLIKQLFPEGLDLDTNAMALSGGQKHRLALLRAILLQPQALLCDEISAGLDELSRKLSEEFIFRYCEKMTVIFVSHIKESFAGKMNITTLNMTSKELREI is encoded by the coding sequence ATGAAAATTGATCTACGTAACTTAAGCTTTGAACCCAAGAATAAGTCTGTCTTTACAGGCTTGAATTATTGTTTTGAATCAGGAATAAAATATTTGATTCAAGGGGCTTCGGGCTGCGGAAAATCATCTCTTCTACGTTTTATCTCATCATTAGATGATGCATCCTCAGGAGAAATTCTTATTAATGATCATAAAATTGATGATTATTGCGAATATCGCAAAAACTGCCAATGGCTTAGCCAGACGCCCCATATTTATAATTTATCGGTAAAAGAAAATTTAGAAATGGCACTCAATTATCACCAAATGGATCCCCCAAATACTGAAGACTTAACTTGCTTAATTAAACAACTCTTTCCAGAAGGCCTCGACTTAGATACGAATGCGATGGCATTATCTGGTGGCCAGAAGCATCGTCTTGCTCTATTAAGAGCTATTTTGCTACAACCGCAAGCACTTTTATGCGATGAAATCAGTGCGGGTTTAGATGAATTAAGTCGAAAGCTTAGTGAAGAATTTATTTTTAGGTACTGTGAAAAAATGACTGTGATTTTTGTGAGTCATATCAAGGAAAGTTTTGCGGGAAAAATGAACATCACGACACTGAATATGACTTCAAAGGAGCTGCGAGAAATATGA
- a CDS encoding ABC transporter permease yields MILFSSMQISNLQLAGFGIFVLLTAFISFRLKLGLAKSLIIGSLRTYAQLLIMGFALIYIFQYPNPYVSLAVYVWMIFWAARIISGRVENPPFPLFKVIFVTMLLTYLILNISCLGLFLQAEPWYAPQFFITIGGMIVGNSMNAMAISLERFFSDLKNRRMEIEQNLLMGMNTKDAISPLVREAIKAGMTPSINNLAGVGLVFIPGMMTGQILGGEDPMNAAKYQIMIMLIICVSTALGSILVISQIAKKCFNERHQLKV; encoded by the coding sequence ATGATTTTATTCAGTTCGATGCAGATTTCAAATCTTCAACTTGCAGGCTTTGGTATTTTTGTTTTGCTTACGGCCTTTATTTCCTTTCGCTTAAAATTAGGCTTAGCAAAGAGCTTAATTATTGGGAGTTTAAGAACTTACGCTCAGCTTTTGATTATGGGTTTTGCACTCATTTATATATTCCAATACCCCAATCCTTATGTGAGTTTAGCGGTGTATGTGTGGATGATTTTCTGGGCAGCTCGAATCATTTCTGGGCGCGTAGAAAATCCACCATTCCCTTTATTTAAAGTTATTTTTGTAACCATGTTATTGACCTACCTAATCCTGAATATTTCTTGTCTAGGACTATTTTTACAGGCAGAACCTTGGTATGCACCACAATTCTTTATCACTATAGGTGGCATGATTGTGGGCAATTCGATGAATGCTATGGCCATTTCATTGGAACGCTTTTTTTCTGACCTCAAGAATAGAAGAATGGAAATAGAGCAAAATTTACTTATGGGGATGAATACTAAAGATGCGATCTCACCTTTAGTACGCGAAGCCATTAAGGCAGGCATGACTCCTTCGATCAATAATTTAGCGGGCGTCGGTTTAGTCTTTATTCCAGGAATGATGACGGGTCAGATTTTGGGTGGTGAAGACCCCATGAATGCAGCGAAGTACCAAATTATGATCATGTTGATTATCTGTGTATCAACTGCCTTGGGATCTATATTGGTCATTAGTCAAATAGCCAAAAAGTGCTTTAATGAGCGTCATCAATTGAAAGTTTAG